A DNA window from Sphingopyxis macrogoltabida contains the following coding sequences:
- a CDS encoding Lrp/AsnC family transcriptional regulator, with protein MRVSSPHANRSLDDFDRAILRIIQSDNKTPQRRIADAVNLSAAAVQRRIAAMEAAGVIEANVAVIAPEALSLAITAIVEVHLLDERAATVDAAKALFAAEPTVQQAYYATGGVSFVLIIVCRDMREYEALTRRLFSESDLVDHFRTLIALDRVKAGSALVIS; from the coding sequence ATGCGCGTATCATCCCCTCATGCCAACCGGTCGCTCGACGATTTCGACCGGGCGATTCTCCGGATCATCCAGTCCGACAACAAGACGCCGCAGCGCCGGATCGCCGACGCGGTCAACCTGTCGGCCGCGGCCGTACAGCGCCGGATCGCTGCGATGGAGGCTGCAGGTGTGATCGAAGCCAATGTGGCCGTCATTGCGCCCGAGGCCCTGTCGCTGGCGATCACCGCCATCGTCGAAGTGCATCTGCTCGACGAGCGCGCGGCGACGGTCGATGCGGCGAAGGCGCTCTTTGCCGCCGAGCCGACGGTGCAGCAGGCCTATTACGCGACCGGCGGCGTCAGCTTCGTCCTGATCATCGTCTGCCGCGACATGCGCGAATATGAGGCGCTGACGCGGCGGCTGTTTTCCGAAAGCGACCTTGTCGACCATTTTCGCACCCTGATCGCGCTCGATCGGGTCAAGGCCGGAAGCGCCCTTGTAATATCATAG
- a CDS encoding MAPEG family protein, whose protein sequence is MIILPISLTIAAGAALLNLWLSIRVGRVRTREKIFVGDGGNDAVIRRMRAHSNFVENSAFVLILLALVELGIGSSLWLWGAGALYLVGRILHALGMDGMMWGRMAGTIITILTQLGLAITALVAVYLTPVSFTSSAVTETVAAEAR, encoded by the coding sequence ATGATAATCTTGCCGATCAGCCTGACCATCGCCGCGGGCGCCGCCCTGCTCAACCTCTGGCTCAGCATCCGCGTCGGGCGGGTGCGGACGCGCGAGAAGATCTTCGTCGGCGACGGCGGCAATGATGCGGTGATCCGCCGCATGCGTGCTCACAGCAATTTCGTCGAGAACAGTGCCTTCGTGCTCATCCTGCTCGCGCTTGTCGAGCTCGGGATCGGCTCTTCGCTGTGGCTGTGGGGCGCGGGCGCGCTCTACCTCGTCGGCCGCATCCTGCATGCGCTGGGGATGGATGGCATGATGTGGGGCCGCATGGCGGGGACGATCATCACGATCCTGACCCAGCTCGGGCTCGCGATCACCGCGCTCGTCGCGGTTTATCTGACCCCGGTCAGCTTCACCTCGAGCGCCGTGACCGAGACGGTCGCGGCCGAAGCGCGATAG
- a CDS encoding CDC48 family AAA ATPase, whose product MADAPVKEKQVKLQVANARAEESGGGVARISRAAMAELGVTEGDIIGINGKRETASRVMAPYAEDEGLEVVRLDGLQRANAGAGAGDMVTLSRVETRPATRVVFAPAQENLRLQGSANALKRSFFGRPLVAGDTVATAGQQRVSAGDMPPQLRQMLNAPAYALAEVRLLVVSASPKGVVFIDENTEVELLPEFQEPQDSRRTDVTYDDLGGLGETIDQLREMVELPLRYPELFRRLGVDPPRGVLLHGPPGTGKTRLARAVANESEAQFFLINGPEIMGSAYGESEKRLRDIFEQAAKSAPSILFIDEIDSIAPKRGQVQGEAEKRLVAQLLTLMDGLEPRTNLVVIAATNRPDAIDEALRRPGRFDREIVIGVPDEKGRREILGIHTRGMPLGENVDLDELARTTFGFVGADMAALTREAAIEAVRRIMPKLNLEEGTIPPEVLDELRVTREDFNNALKRVQPSAMREVMVQAPKTRWSDIGGLDAARDKLIEGIELPLKNPEAFRRLGIRPAKGFLLYGPPGTGKTLLAKAAARESDANFISIKSSDLLSKWYGESEQQIARLFARARAVAPTIIFIDELDSLVPARGGGTSGEPQVTERVVNTILAEMDGIEEMQSVVVIGATNRPNLIDPALLRPGRLDELIYVSVPNAEGRQRILEIQTGKMPLAGDVDLAALAERTDRFTGADLEDLTRRAGLAALKRSMDSDTVTMADFEEALKDTRASVTEAMEKDYEKIQGEIKQAAMSVNPIGFFAPGMLKPVRERKHEEVDKE is encoded by the coding sequence TTGGCGGATGCACCGGTAAAAGAAAAGCAAGTCAAGCTGCAGGTCGCCAACGCGCGCGCCGAGGAAAGCGGCGGCGGGGTCGCGCGGATTTCGCGCGCCGCGATGGCCGAACTCGGAGTGACCGAGGGCGATATTATCGGAATCAACGGCAAGCGCGAGACCGCCTCGCGCGTGATGGCACCCTATGCCGAGGACGAAGGGCTCGAAGTCGTGCGCCTCGACGGCTTGCAGCGTGCCAATGCCGGTGCCGGTGCGGGCGATATGGTGACGCTGAGCCGGGTAGAGACGCGCCCCGCGACGCGGGTCGTGTTTGCGCCGGCGCAGGAAAATCTCCGCCTCCAGGGATCGGCGAATGCGCTGAAGCGCAGCTTCTTCGGGCGGCCGCTTGTCGCGGGGGATACCGTCGCGACTGCGGGGCAGCAGCGGGTGTCGGCCGGCGACATGCCGCCGCAACTCCGGCAGATGCTCAACGCGCCGGCCTATGCCCTCGCCGAAGTACGGCTGCTCGTCGTGTCGGCGAGCCCCAAGGGCGTCGTCTTCATCGACGAAAATACCGAAGTCGAGCTGCTTCCCGAATTTCAGGAGCCGCAGGATTCGCGCCGCACCGACGTCACCTATGACGATCTGGGCGGGCTCGGCGAGACGATCGACCAGCTGCGCGAGATGGTCGAGCTGCCGCTCCGCTACCCCGAACTGTTCCGCCGCCTTGGTGTCGATCCGCCGCGCGGGGTGCTGTTGCACGGGCCGCCGGGAACGGGCAAGACGCGGCTGGCGCGCGCCGTCGCGAACGAAAGCGAGGCGCAATTCTTCCTGATCAACGGCCCCGAGATTATGGGGTCCGCCTATGGCGAATCCGAAAAGCGCCTGCGCGATATCTTCGAACAGGCGGCAAAGTCGGCGCCATCGATCCTGTTCATCGACGAAATCGATTCGATTGCGCCGAAGCGCGGGCAGGTGCAGGGCGAGGCCGAAAAGCGGCTCGTCGCGCAATTGCTGACGCTGATGGACGGGCTCGAACCGCGCACCAATCTGGTCGTCATCGCGGCGACCAACCGTCCCGACGCGATCGACGAGGCGCTGCGGCGGCCCGGCCGCTTCGACCGCGAGATCGTCATCGGGGTGCCCGACGAAAAGGGACGGCGCGAGATATTGGGTATCCACACCCGCGGCATGCCGCTGGGCGAGAATGTCGACCTCGACGAACTCGCCCGGACGACCTTCGGTTTCGTCGGCGCCGACATGGCGGCGCTGACCCGCGAGGCGGCGATCGAGGCGGTGCGGCGGATCATGCCCAAGCTGAACCTAGAGGAAGGGACGATCCCGCCCGAGGTGCTCGACGAACTGCGCGTGACGCGCGAGGACTTCAACAATGCGCTGAAGCGCGTCCAGCCCTCGGCGATGCGCGAAGTGATGGTGCAGGCGCCGAAAACGCGGTGGAGCGACATCGGCGGGCTCGACGCGGCGCGCGACAAGCTGATCGAAGGCATCGAACTGCCGCTCAAGAACCCCGAGGCGTTCCGCCGCCTCGGCATCCGTCCGGCCAAGGGCTTCCTGCTCTATGGCCCGCCCGGAACCGGCAAGACGCTGCTCGCGAAGGCGGCGGCGCGCGAATCCGACGCCAACTTCATCTCGATCAAATCGTCGGACCTGCTGTCGAAATGGTATGGCGAGAGCGAGCAGCAGATTGCGCGGCTGTTCGCCCGCGCCCGCGCGGTGGCGCCGACGATCATCTTCATCGACGAACTCGACAGCCTCGTTCCCGCCCGGGGCGGTGGGACGTCGGGCGAACCGCAGGTGACCGAGCGTGTCGTCAACACGATCCTCGCCGAGATGGACGGGATCGAGGAGATGCAGTCGGTCGTCGTTATCGGCGCGACCAACCGCCCGAACCTGATCGATCCGGCGCTGCTGCGGCCGGGCCGGCTCGACGAGCTCATCTATGTTTCGGTGCCCAATGCCGAGGGGCGCCAGCGCATCCTCGAAATCCAGACCGGCAAGATGCCGCTGGCCGGCGATGTCGATCTCGCGGCGCTCGCCGAACGGACGGATCGCTTCACCGGCGCCGATCTGGAAGATCTGACGCGCCGCGCCGGACTCGCGGCGCTCAAGCGGTCGATGGATAGCGACACGGTAACGATGGCCGACTTCGAAGAAGCGCTGAAGGACACCCGCGCCTCGGTGACCGAGGCGATGGAGAAGGATTATGAAAAGATCCAGGGCGAGATCAAGCAGGCCGCGATGAGCGTCAATCCGATCGGCTTCTTCGCGCCGGGCATGCTCAAGCCGGTCCGCGAGCGGAAGCATGAGGAAGTCGACAAGGAGTAA
- the pyrC gene encoding dihydroorotase has protein sequence MTDRLTIRRPDDWHVHLRDGAMLEHVAPYTARQFARAIIMPNLSPPVTTAEEGRAYRDRINAAVPAGLDFTPLIVAYLTDHSDPDEMARGHAEGVFTAAKLYPAHATTGSAHGVTDIANIMPVLERMQDIGMPLLIHGEVTDHDVDIFDREAVFIERTLAPLVKRLPALKIVFEHITTAEAAAFVAEAPANVAATVTPQHLHINRNAMLVGGIRPHAYCLPVAKREHHRLAVRKAATSGSPKFFLGTDSAPHAVHTKEASCGCAGIFNAPYALESYVTAFDEDGALDQFEGFASEHGPRFYGLPLNEQTVTLERGETIVPDRIGEVVPFHAGETLGWRLV, from the coding sequence ATGACCGACCGCCTGACCATCCGCCGTCCCGACGACTGGCACGTCCACCTTCGCGACGGCGCGATGCTGGAACATGTCGCGCCCTACACCGCGCGCCAGTTCGCGCGTGCGATCATCATGCCGAACCTGTCGCCGCCGGTCACCACCGCCGAAGAAGGCCGGGCGTATCGCGACCGGATCAACGCCGCCGTTCCCGCCGGGCTCGACTTCACGCCGCTGATCGTCGCCTATCTTACCGACCATAGCGACCCTGACGAAATGGCGCGCGGCCATGCCGAGGGTGTTTTCACGGCCGCAAAACTCTACCCCGCGCATGCGACCACGGGCAGCGCCCACGGCGTCACCGATATCGCGAACATCATGCCCGTGCTCGAGCGCATGCAGGACATCGGCATGCCGCTGCTGATCCACGGCGAGGTTACCGATCATGATGTCGATATCTTCGACCGCGAGGCGGTGTTCATCGAACGCACGCTCGCACCGCTCGTGAAACGGCTTCCGGCGCTCAAGATCGTCTTCGAACATATCACGACCGCCGAAGCCGCCGCGTTCGTCGCCGAGGCCCCGGCAAATGTCGCCGCCACGGTGACGCCGCAGCATCTGCACATCAATCGCAACGCGATGCTTGTCGGCGGCATCCGCCCGCACGCCTATTGCCTGCCGGTCGCCAAGCGCGAGCATCACCGGCTCGCGGTGCGCAAGGCCGCGACGTCGGGTTCGCCGAAATTTTTCCTCGGCACCGACAGCGCACCGCACGCGGTGCACACCAAGGAAGCATCGTGCGGCTGCGCGGGCATCTTCAACGCCCCCTATGCGCTCGAAAGCTATGTCACCGCCTTCGACGAGGATGGCGCGCTCGACCAGTTCGAAGGCTTCGCGAGCGAGCACGGCCCGCGCTTCTATGGCCTGCCGCTCAACGAGCAGACGGTCACCCTCGAGCGCGGCGAGACCATCGTCCCCGACCGGATCGGCGAGGTCGTGCCGTTCCACGCCGGCGAAACATTGGGATGGCGGCTGGTTTAA
- the rarD gene encoding EamA family transporter RarD, translated as MTQQTAASAGDRGGLPYALLAYGLWGFVPLFFKLLASVPPIEVLAQRIIWSLPFCFLIMAFRRQIGDYLGALKDWRVLRMLLASSVLIAINWLVYIHAIFTDHVLAASLGYYLNPLVNVMLGMVFLGERLSRLQMLAVAIAAVGVAILLGGALDTLWISLTLAFSFGVYGLIRKVVPVGSLPGLAIETTVLLPVSLAIAGYFIWAGDGRGFGSDAGVSWLLAAGGVVTAVPLLLFATAARRMSYAALGFVQFLAPTIQFLLSLFVFGEPLKPAQLACFLLIWTSIAVFSFDIWRKLRAERMMPGA; from the coding sequence ATGACGCAGCAGACTGCCGCTTCGGCGGGCGATCGGGGCGGCTTGCCCTATGCGCTCCTCGCCTATGGGCTGTGGGGTTTCGTCCCGCTGTTCTTCAAGCTGCTTGCCAGCGTGCCGCCAATCGAAGTGCTGGCGCAGCGGATCATCTGGTCGCTGCCCTTCTGCTTCCTGATCATGGCGTTCCGCCGCCAGATCGGCGACTATCTGGGCGCGCTGAAGGACTGGCGCGTGCTGAGGATGCTGCTCGCGAGTTCGGTGCTGATCGCGATCAACTGGCTGGTTTATATCCACGCGATCTTTACCGACCATGTTCTGGCGGCGAGCCTCGGCTATTATTTGAACCCGCTCGTCAATGTGATGCTGGGGATGGTCTTTCTCGGCGAACGGCTGTCGCGGCTGCAGATGCTTGCGGTCGCCATCGCCGCGGTCGGGGTCGCGATCCTGCTCGGCGGCGCGCTCGACACGCTGTGGATCAGCCTTACGCTCGCGTTCAGTTTCGGCGTCTACGGATTGATCCGCAAGGTGGTACCCGTCGGGTCGCTGCCGGGGCTGGCGATCGAAACGACGGTGTTGCTGCCGGTTTCGCTGGCCATCGCAGGCTATTTCATCTGGGCCGGCGACGGCCGCGGTTTCGGCAGTGACGCGGGGGTGAGCTGGCTGCTCGCGGCCGGCGGCGTGGTGACGGCGGTGCCGCTGTTGCTCTTCGCCACGGCGGCGCGGCGAATGAGCTATGCGGCGCTCGGCTTCGTCCAGTTCCTTGCACCGACGATCCAGTTCCTGCTCAGCCTGTTCGTATTCGGCGAGCCGCTGAAGCCGGCGCAGCTCGCCTGTTTCCTGCTCATCTGGACGAGCATCGCAGTGTTCAGTTTCGATATCTGGCGCAAGCTGCGCGCCGAACGAATGATGCCGGGGGCTTAG
- a CDS encoding EamA family transporter, whose product MRSTSGQHAAAIGICAALASQISMNLGAGFAKQLFPMLGAYGVTSLRTALAAAMLFALYRPWRRPVTRAAIPALLIYGAMLGTMNLTYYQALARIPIGIATGIEVMGPLAVVLLASRRPRDFLWLALAVLGLILLLPLGHDDRLDPVGIAFAFAAAACWALYIIFGKRVAGTLGSNAAPWGMLVAAVLTLPIGLGTTGTILFSPAVLLIGAGIALLSSAIPYSLEIEAMRRLPAHVFGMLLGASPAVGALAGYVILDEVLTPVQWLAIGCIIVSAIGSSVVASRPTTTLET is encoded by the coding sequence ATGCGATCTACCTCTGGCCAGCACGCCGCCGCGATCGGCATCTGCGCGGCGCTGGCGTCCCAGATATCGATGAACCTCGGCGCCGGTTTCGCCAAGCAGCTGTTTCCGATGCTCGGCGCCTATGGCGTGACATCGCTTCGGACCGCGCTGGCGGCGGCGATGCTCTTTGCCCTGTATCGCCCGTGGCGACGCCCGGTTACCCGCGCCGCCATCCCGGCGCTGCTGATCTATGGCGCGATGCTGGGCACCATGAACCTGACCTATTATCAGGCGCTGGCCCGCATTCCGATCGGGATTGCGACGGGGATCGAGGTGATGGGCCCGCTTGCCGTCGTGCTGCTGGCGTCGCGCCGTCCTCGCGATTTCCTGTGGCTCGCGCTGGCTGTCCTCGGCCTGATCCTGCTTTTGCCGCTCGGGCATGACGACAGGCTCGATCCCGTCGGAATCGCCTTTGCATTCGCCGCCGCCGCCTGCTGGGCGCTCTACATCATCTTCGGCAAGCGGGTCGCGGGCACGCTCGGGAGCAACGCGGCGCCGTGGGGCATGCTCGTTGCGGCGGTGCTGACCCTGCCGATCGGGCTGGGCACGACGGGGACGATATTATTCTCGCCCGCCGTCCTGCTGATCGGTGCCGGCATTGCACTCCTGTCGAGCGCGATCCCCTATTCGCTGGAGATCGAAGCGATGCGCCGGCTGCCGGCGCATGTGTTCGGCATGCTGCTGGGCGCTTCCCCGGCGGTCGGGGCGCTGGCGGGCTATGTGATTCTCGATGAGGTTCTGACGCCGGTCCAGTGGCTCGCGATTGGCTGCATCATCGTTTCGGCGATCGGCAGCTCGGTGGTGGCATCGCGGCCGACGACCACGCTGGAGACCTGA
- a CDS encoding retropepsin-like aspartic protease family protein — protein sequence MLGRFLGLAAVIAAVSVGMAGIAGRSTNLAATGPVVDRGGDDNENWTTQRGKDRSAYTTAQARASSGGVRINRSGDSHFYATAEIDGVDIKMMVDSGASIIALTRRDAETIGIDVDSLPVSGTARTAGGDVPMRTVMLDSVDIDGIEVRRVQAAVVDADMGVSLLGQSYLARLAAVNVEGDTMTLR from the coding sequence ATGTTGGGGCGCTTTCTTGGTTTGGCCGCGGTCATCGCGGCGGTATCGGTCGGCATGGCGGGCATCGCCGGCCGTTCGACGAACCTGGCCGCTACCGGGCCGGTTGTCGATCGCGGCGGCGACGACAATGAAAACTGGACGACCCAGCGCGGTAAGGACCGAAGCGCTTATACGACCGCACAGGCCCGCGCCTCGTCGGGCGGAGTACGCATCAACCGGTCCGGCGATTCGCATTTTTACGCCACTGCCGAAATCGACGGCGTCGATATCAAGATGATGGTCGACAGCGGGGCGTCGATCATCGCACTGACCCGGCGCGACGCAGAGACGATCGGCATCGATGTCGACAGCCTGCCCGTTTCGGGCACTGCGCGCACCGCGGGCGGCGACGTTCCGATGCGCACGGTCATGCTCGACAGCGTCGACATCGACGGGATCGAGGTGCGGCGGGTACAGGCGGCGGTGGTCGACGCCGACATGGGCGTTTCGCTGCTCGGCCAAAGCTATTTGGCAAGGCTCGCCGCCGTGAATGTCGAAGGCGACACGATGACGCTGCGGTGA
- a CDS encoding LysR substrate-binding domain-containing protein: MARLPPLSSMEAFLEVARHGTVKAAATELGLSMPALSRRIQTLEHAVGRPLFNRHHHGLSLTEAGRELQDHLAPILDELRGAISRAGSPDASLRLHLNVLPLFAQQRLFPRLPELRREHPELHIDIETMSHGEARLGDGIDAAIALARAIDPALYAARLDQDKVFPIASRTLTDGDRPLTVPEQLQRSTILLHREMPETFSEWKQAIGMPYLEPAGTDFFDSGPLMLEAAAQGIGVAFMHGHHFDDAQDPRLVRLFDFDVDSPYSYWFVCRPRALRQPAVKLFHDWLLAAKI, translated from the coding sequence ATGGCACGACTTCCTCCCCTCAGCAGCATGGAGGCCTTTCTCGAGGTCGCCCGCCACGGCACGGTAAAGGCTGCGGCAACCGAGCTCGGACTGTCGATGCCGGCGCTGTCGCGGCGCATCCAGACGCTCGAACATGCCGTCGGCCGGCCATTGTTCAACCGCCACCATCACGGGCTCAGCCTGACCGAGGCGGGGCGCGAGTTGCAGGATCATCTGGCACCGATTCTCGACGAACTGCGCGGCGCGATCAGCCGTGCCGGCAGCCCGGATGCCTCGCTCCGTCTTCACCTCAACGTCCTGCCGCTCTTTGCGCAGCAGCGCCTCTTCCCGCGCCTGCCCGAACTGCGCCGCGAACACCCCGAACTGCATATCGATATCGAGACGATGTCGCATGGCGAGGCACGGCTGGGTGACGGCATCGATGCCGCGATCGCGCTGGCGCGGGCGATCGACCCGGCGCTCTATGCGGCGCGGCTCGATCAGGACAAGGTCTTCCCCATCGCCTCGCGCACGCTGACCGACGGCGACCGGCCGCTCACCGTCCCCGAACAATTGCAGCGCTCGACGATCCTGCTCCACCGCGAAATGCCCGAGACGTTCAGCGAGTGGAAACAGGCGATCGGCATGCCCTATCTCGAACCGGCGGGGACCGATTTCTTCGATTCGGGACCGTTGATGCTCGAAGCGGCGGCGCAGGGCATCGGGGTCGCCTTCATGCACGGCCATCATTTCGACGATGCGCAGGATCCGCGGCTCGTCCGGCTGTTCGATTTCGACGTCGACAGCCCGTACAGCTACTGGTTCGTCTGCCGCCCGCGCGCGCTGCGCCAGCCGGCGGTCAAGCTGTTCCACGACTGGCTGCTGGCGGCAAAAATCTGA
- the ygfZ gene encoding CAF17-like 4Fe-4S cluster assembly/insertion protein YgfZ produces the protein MANTTLNDRALIRLSGEDVRGFLQGLVTNDTSGNLPVWAALLTAQGKVLFDFLLWGDGDDVLVDCERDAAEALAKRLTLYRLRRPITIAVEPGLAVHWATAGDLGVVDPRLAELGQRWLAPAGEGESADAAWQAHRLSLGVTEGCGELGDGATLWLECNAAELNGVSFTKGCYVGQENTARMNWRQKVNRRLVVVPIGEADEKRQMVAYPDLGLSVEHRRVENIDPSTAPFWMREGLAAGS, from the coding sequence ATGGCCAATACCACCCTCAACGACCGCGCCCTGATCCGTCTGTCGGGGGAGGACGTCCGCGGCTTCCTGCAAGGGCTCGTCACCAATGATACGTCGGGCAACCTGCCGGTGTGGGCGGCGTTGCTGACCGCGCAGGGCAAGGTGTTGTTCGATTTCCTGCTGTGGGGCGATGGCGACGATGTGCTCGTCGATTGCGAACGTGACGCCGCCGAGGCGCTTGCGAAGCGGCTGACCCTCTATCGCTTGCGCCGCCCGATCACGATCGCGGTCGAGCCCGGTCTTGCGGTCCATTGGGCAACGGCAGGCGACCTTGGCGTCGTCGATCCGCGCCTTGCCGAACTCGGCCAGCGCTGGCTGGCCCCCGCCGGCGAAGGCGAAAGCGCCGATGCCGCCTGGCAGGCGCATCGCCTGTCGCTCGGCGTCACCGAGGGATGCGGCGAACTCGGCGACGGTGCAACCTTGTGGCTCGAATGCAATGCCGCCGAACTGAACGGCGTCAGCTTTACCAAGGGCTGCTATGTCGGACAGGAAAATACCGCGCGGATGAACTGGCGGCAGAAGGTGAACCGGCGGCTGGTCGTGGTGCCGATCGGCGAGGCCGACGAAAAGCGGCAGATGGTCGCTTATCCCGACCTCGGACTGTCGGTCGAACATCGCCGCGTCGAGAATATCGATCCTTCCACGGCGCCGTTCTGGATGCGTGAGGGGTTGGCTGCCGGTTCATGA
- a CDS encoding MBL fold metallo-hydrolase produces MNAPNPPPNPPMRAAIVPVTAFEQNCTLMWCTETNKAAFIDPGGDLEKLREAVRQTGVEVEKILVTHGHMDHCGQAGVLAKELGVPIEGPHEDDRFWIERLGEDGARFGMTGEIFEPDRWLVDGDTVTVGNLVIDVIHCPGHTPGHVVFHHAPSKLAVVGDVLFQGSIGRTDFPRGNHQQLLDSITQKLWPLGGDTTFLPGHGPHSNFAHERRTNPYVSDMAMGTA; encoded by the coding sequence ATGAACGCTCCCAATCCCCCCCCGAATCCCCCGATGCGCGCCGCGATCGTGCCTGTCACCGCCTTCGAACAGAATTGCACCTTGATGTGGTGCACCGAGACCAACAAGGCGGCCTTCATCGATCCGGGCGGCGATCTCGAAAAGCTCCGCGAAGCGGTGCGGCAGACCGGGGTGGAGGTCGAAAAGATCCTCGTCACCCATGGTCATATGGACCATTGCGGTCAGGCTGGGGTGCTGGCGAAAGAGCTGGGCGTGCCGATCGAGGGGCCGCACGAGGACGACCGTTTCTGGATCGAGCGGTTGGGTGAGGACGGCGCGCGCTTCGGCATGACCGGCGAGATTTTCGAGCCCGACCGCTGGCTCGTCGACGGCGACACCGTGACCGTCGGCAATCTGGTCATCGACGTCATCCACTGTCCGGGACACACGCCGGGGCATGTCGTCTTCCATCATGCGCCGTCGAAGCTGGCGGTTGTCGGCGACGTGCTGTTCCAGGGATCGATCGGCCGCACCGACTTTCCGCGCGGCAATCACCAGCAGCTGCTCGATTCGATCACGCAGAAGCTGTGGCCGCTCGGCGGCGATACGACGTTCCTGCCCGGTCACGGCCCGCACAGCAATTTCGCGCACGAGCGGCGGACGAACCCCTATGTCAGCGATATGGCGATGGGGACGGCGTAA
- a CDS encoding MFS transporter, which produces MATASHSIPADRMAVLFAVMLVAAAGNTAMQSILPAIGTTLHIPDVWVSLAFSWSALLWVLTAPHWARQSDKRGRKALMALGVVGFLSSMALCGIVLWAGLKGLIGAGLTFIVFALFRSLYGGLGSAAPPAVQAYVASRTDPEQRTQALSLVSSSFGLGTVIGPAVAPYFILPVVGLAGPMIVFALIGLVVLIMLRWRLPNDTPRFAARGAIAPYPLSAGPAEPTGEDENDPDAPPQEPLSWRDRRIRPWLLAGFWGGQAQAMMLGVIGFLILDRLDLRADPDTAAKLTGTVLMAGAFATLLAQWGLIPLFKLTPRPTVLWGAVLAIGGILMTGVAQDLHGIVIGFALASLGFGLFRPGFTAGSSLAVPRRDQGAVAGMTASINGSAYIVSPAIGVLLYNWHPMVAYGLMAAFCGWLVLWGWSALRLDQPQA; this is translated from the coding sequence ATGGCGACCGCTTCGCATTCCATCCCCGCCGACCGGATGGCGGTGCTGTTCGCGGTCATGCTGGTCGCGGCGGCGGGCAATACCGCGATGCAGTCGATCCTTCCCGCGATCGGGACGACGTTGCACATCCCCGACGTGTGGGTCAGCCTGGCCTTCAGCTGGTCGGCGTTGCTGTGGGTGCTCACCGCGCCGCACTGGGCGCGGCAATCGGACAAGCGCGGGCGCAAGGCTTTGATGGCGCTCGGCGTCGTCGGCTTCCTTTCGTCGATGGCGCTTTGCGGCATCGTCCTGTGGGCAGGCCTGAAAGGGCTGATCGGCGCGGGGCTCACCTTCATCGTTTTCGCGCTGTTCCGCAGCCTTTATGGCGGGCTCGGCTCGGCCGCGCCGCCCGCGGTGCAGGCCTATGTCGCCTCGCGCACCGATCCAGAGCAGCGGACGCAGGCCCTGTCGCTCGTCTCCTCATCCTTCGGCCTCGGGACGGTGATCGGACCGGCGGTCGCGCCCTATTTCATTCTTCCTGTCGTCGGTCTTGCGGGGCCGATGATCGTCTTTGCATTGATCGGGCTGGTCGTGCTGATCATGCTTCGCTGGCGGCTGCCGAACGACACGCCGCGTTTCGCCGCACGCGGCGCGATCGCTCCCTACCCGCTGTCCGCCGGACCGGCCGAGCCGACCGGCGAAGACGAGAATGATCCCGATGCTCCGCCACAGGAGCCATTGAGTTGGCGCGACCGGCGCATTCGTCCCTGGCTGCTCGCAGGCTTTTGGGGCGGACAGGCGCAAGCGATGATGCTCGGCGTTATCGGCTTTCTCATCCTCGACCGCCTTGATCTGCGGGCCGATCCGGACACAGCCGCGAAATTGACCGGAACGGTATTGATGGCGGGCGCCTTCGCAACGCTACTGGCCCAATGGGGCCTGATCCCGCTGTTCAAGCTGACCCCGCGACCTACTGTATTGTGGGGTGCTGTGCTCGCCATCGGCGGGATATTGATGACCGGCGTCGCGCAGGACCTGCACGGTATCGTTATCGGCTTCGCGCTCGCCTCGCTCGGTTTCGGCCTCTTCCGTCCCGGTTTCACCGCAGGGTCGTCGCTCGCGGTGCCCCGCCGCGATCAGGGCGCAGTTGCCGGAATGACCGCGTCGATCAACGGCTCGGCCTATATCGTCTCGCCCGCGATCGGCGTGCTGCTCTACAACTGGCACCCGATGGTCGCTTATGGTCTGATGGCGGCATTCTGCGGCTGGCTGGTGCTGTGGGGCTGGTCCGCGCTGCGGCTGGACCAGCCCCAAGCCTAG